From a region of the Apibacter sp. B3706 genome:
- a CDS encoding SDR family NAD(P)-dependent oxidoreductase, with the protein MGILQNKTALVTGSSSGIGKSIAEKFAHEGANVIITYHSGKERAENLVQELSGLNVKVKAYQVNVSDYNETQSFFNLVNQDFNDIDILVNNAGINGKNTYVEDMNLEDWDRTIKTNLYGPFYCIKEFLKLKKKNNSYKGSRIINVTSIHEYICRPGDADYNTAKAGMRNLARTLAIELASRELTVNNIAPGMILTPINKQFTDEAKLLKEKEDIIPMKRGGTPEEVANVALFLASDASSYVTGSTYTVDGALSILGQNA; encoded by the coding sequence ATGGGAATTTTACAAAATAAAACAGCATTAGTTACAGGTTCAAGTTCAGGTATTGGTAAATCGATTGCGGAAAAATTTGCGCATGAAGGCGCTAATGTTATTATAACTTACCATTCGGGAAAGGAAAGAGCGGAAAATTTGGTGCAAGAATTATCAGGATTGAACGTAAAAGTTAAAGCATATCAGGTGAATGTTTCAGATTATAATGAAACGCAAAGTTTTTTCAATTTGGTTAATCAAGATTTTAACGATATAGACATTTTAGTTAACAATGCGGGAATAAATGGTAAAAATACATACGTGGAGGATATGAATTTGGAAGATTGGGATAGAACTATAAAAACCAATTTATATGGACCGTTCTATTGTATCAAAGAATTTTTAAAACTTAAGAAAAAAAATAATTCATATAAAGGATCAAGAATTATTAATGTGACTTCTATACATGAATATATTTGCAGACCGGGAGATGCTGATTATAATACAGCTAAAGCCGGAATGAGGAATTTGGCCAGAACTTTAGCTATTGAATTGGCATCAAGAGAATTAACGGTTAACAATATTGCTCCTGGAATGATACTTACTCCTATCAACAAACAATTTACGGATGAAGCGAAGTTATTAAAAGAAAAAGAAGATATTATCCCTATGAAAAGAGGCGGTACACCGGAAGAAGTTGCTAATGTAGCCTTATTTTTAGCTTCCGATGCTAGTTCTTACGTTACGGGTTCAACTTATACAGTAGATGGAGCATTGTCAATATTAGGGCAAAATGCCTAA
- a CDS encoding lactonase family protein: MKFYLVIGTYTDGESNGIYIYDFDSETGNTSFIDNVSVNNPSYLVINHKKNHIYSVSENDDKESSIVNSFLFDKASGKISFQNSQAAYGAAPCYITIEYQDKYIVTANYIGGSISVFKTEPDGSLSPMIQQVNFSGSSVHDVRQNQSHLHCVVFSPDYKYLFATDLGSDRIYKFNVNYSTEKNFLTFFDPAYINVAPGSGPRHLVFHQNKKFAYLINELGGTVVVFKYEDGNLKEIQTTVSDEYKAEGSADIHIHPNGKFLYSSNRLKKDGISIFSIDQNTGKLTPIDYERTNINPRNFVISPNGKFLIVANQDSDTIQIFSVDQNTGFLQDTNQNIKIDMPVCLKFISP, encoded by the coding sequence ATGAAATTTTATTTAGTTATAGGTACTTATACTGATGGAGAAAGCAACGGTATCTATATATATGATTTTGATTCAGAAACCGGAAATACTTCATTTATTGATAATGTTTCGGTTAATAATCCATCCTATTTGGTTATAAACCATAAAAAAAATCATATATATTCAGTTAGTGAAAATGATGATAAAGAAAGTTCCATAGTAAATTCCTTTTTATTTGATAAAGCTTCCGGAAAAATTTCCTTTCAAAACTCACAGGCAGCCTATGGCGCTGCACCTTGTTATATTACTATTGAATATCAAGATAAATACATAGTTACGGCTAATTATATAGGAGGAAGTATTTCTGTTTTTAAAACTGAACCTGACGGAAGTTTAAGTCCCATGATTCAACAGGTTAATTTTTCGGGGAGCAGCGTACACGATGTACGGCAAAATCAATCGCATCTTCATTGCGTGGTGTTCTCTCCCGATTATAAATATCTTTTTGCTACGGATTTAGGAAGTGATAGAATTTATAAGTTCAATGTAAATTATTCTACAGAAAAGAATTTTCTTACGTTTTTTGATCCGGCTTATATAAATGTTGCACCCGGTTCAGGTCCTCGACACCTCGTATTTCATCAAAATAAAAAATTTGCTTATCTAATTAATGAATTGGGTGGAACTGTAGTTGTTTTTAAATATGAGGATGGAAATTTAAAAGAAATTCAGACGACTGTTTCCGATGAATACAAGGCCGAAGGAAGTGCAGATATTCATATACATCCTAATGGCAAGTTTTTATATTCTTCCAATAGATTAAAAAAGGATGGAATATCAATTTTCAGTATCGATCAGAATACTGGTAAATTAACTCCCATTGATTATGAAAGAACTAATATCAATCCCAGAAATTTCGTTATATCTCCTAATGGTAAATTTTTGATAGTAGCTAATCAAGATAGTGATACCATTCAAATATTTTCCGTTGACCAAAATACAGGATTTTTACAAGACACCAATCAAAATATAAAAATTGATATGCCGGTCTGTTTAAAATTTATTTCTCCATAA
- the pncB gene encoding nicotinate phosphoribosyltransferase, with protein MIIKHFTDNDLYKFSVMHAIQKLYPWAYVRYDFINRGKDDFPKGFAERLKEEINKMISLKLTNDEKNFILKRCYFLDPFFVDFLEGYRYNPDEVHISQVGGKLNLYVEGYWYRTVLWEVPLMAMISELYFEMIGTKPKDIEIKAKEKAIGLKNLKADYSEFGTRRRYSFDVQDKVVGVLKENSDKYFKGTSNVYLAMKYNTTPIGTMPHEWFMYHGALFGYRSANIKALEAWVDVFQGSLGITLTDTYTTQSFFKSFNLKLAKLFDGVRCDSGDPLEFTEKTIDFYKKNRIDPSSKTIVFSDSLNLNEVKKIKEHVKDRIHDTYGIGTYLSNDVGVKPLNMVIKLTHVKEKPSDDYLNAVKLSDVLGKNTGDENEINFSKLSLGLNENI; from the coding sequence ATGATAATTAAGCATTTTACAGACAACGATTTATATAAATTTTCAGTAATGCATGCCATTCAAAAATTATATCCATGGGCATATGTTAGATATGACTTTATAAATCGAGGAAAAGATGATTTTCCAAAAGGTTTTGCAGAAAGACTGAAAGAAGAAATAAATAAAATGATTAGTTTGAAATTAACTAATGATGAAAAAAATTTTATTTTAAAAAGATGCTATTTTTTAGATCCGTTTTTTGTAGATTTTTTAGAAGGGTACAGATACAATCCTGATGAAGTTCATATTTCCCAAGTAGGCGGTAAATTAAACTTGTATGTTGAAGGATATTGGTATAGAACTGTCTTATGGGAAGTTCCGCTTATGGCTATGATATCGGAATTGTATTTTGAAATGATCGGCACAAAGCCAAAAGATATTGAAATTAAAGCTAAAGAAAAAGCAATTGGACTTAAAAATTTAAAAGCCGATTATTCTGAGTTTGGTACTCGTAGAAGGTATTCTTTCGACGTTCAAGATAAAGTTGTAGGAGTATTAAAGGAAAATTCCGATAAATATTTTAAAGGGACCAGCAATGTATATCTTGCCATGAAATATAATACAACTCCAATCGGCACTATGCCTCATGAATGGTTTATGTACCATGGAGCTTTATTCGGTTATCGCTCAGCTAACATTAAAGCTCTGGAAGCTTGGGTGGATGTTTTCCAGGGAAGTCTGGGTATTACCTTAACGGATACCTATACAACACAATCATTTTTTAAATCTTTTAATTTAAAATTGGCAAAATTATTTGACGGAGTTCGTTGTGACAGTGGAGATCCACTAGAGTTTACAGAAAAAACTATTGATTTTTATAAAAAAAATAGAATCGATCCTTCTTCAAAAACTATAGTATTTAGTGATTCATTAAATTTAAATGAGGTTAAAAAAATAAAAGAACATGTCAAAGACAGAATCCATGACACTTATGGCATCGGGACATACTTGTCTAATGATGTGGGTGTTAAGCCTCTTAATATGGTAATTAAATTAACTCATGTAAAAGAAAAACCTTCTGATGATTATTTAAATGCTGTAAAGTTATCTGATGTTTTAGGTAAAAATACAGGAGATGAAAATGAAATCAATTTCAGCAAATTATCCTTAGGTTTAAATGAAAATATTTGA
- the eno gene encoding phosphopyruvate hydratase, producing MSLIAQIHARQILDSRGNPTVEVDVITEYGTLGRAAVPSGASTGEYEAVELRDGGKEYLGKGVLKAVENVNDVIAPELVGVDVFEQALIDKTMIDLDGTPNKGKLGANAILGVSLAVAQAAAKELGLPLYRYVGGVNGKVLPVPMMNIINAGAHSDAPIAFQEFMIMPVAADCYSTAIRMGTEIFHSLKKVLHDRGLSTAVGDEGGFAPNFKNIEDALDTILDATKKAGYTPGQDVMLALDCASSEFFKDNKYDYSIFEGQGGKVRTSEEQASYLAELTEKYPIISIEDGMDQNDWEGWKILTEKIGKRVQLVGDDLFVTNVKRLEDGIKQGVGNSILIKVNQIGTLTETIDAVQMAQNAGYTAVMSHRSGETEDNTIADLAVALNCGQIKTGSASRSDRMAKYNQLLRIEENLGEVAVYPQFKAFKVKR from the coding sequence ATGAGTCTAATAGCACAAATTCATGCAAGACAAATCTTGGATTCCAGAGGAAATCCAACAGTTGAAGTTGATGTAATCACCGAATACGGTACTTTGGGTAGAGCAGCTGTTCCATCTGGAGCATCAACCGGTGAATATGAAGCTGTTGAATTAAGAGATGGAGGAAAAGAATATTTAGGTAAAGGAGTTTTAAAAGCTGTTGAAAATGTAAATGATGTTATTGCACCTGAATTAGTTGGAGTTGATGTCTTTGAACAAGCTTTAATAGATAAAACAATGATTGACCTGGATGGTACACCTAATAAAGGTAAATTAGGTGCTAATGCTATTTTAGGCGTATCTTTAGCTGTTGCTCAAGCTGCTGCTAAAGAATTAGGATTACCATTATATCGATACGTTGGAGGTGTAAACGGTAAAGTTCTACCTGTTCCAATGATGAATATTATCAACGCAGGTGCGCATTCTGATGCTCCTATTGCGTTTCAAGAATTTATGATTATGCCGGTTGCTGCAGATTGTTATTCTACTGCTATTCGCATGGGAACTGAAATTTTCCACTCTCTTAAAAAAGTTTTACATGACAGAGGTTTAAGTACTGCTGTAGGTGATGAAGGTGGTTTTGCTCCTAACTTTAAAAATATTGAAGATGCATTAGATACCATTTTAGATGCTACCAAAAAAGCAGGATACACTCCGGGGCAAGATGTTATGCTAGCTCTAGATTGTGCTTCATCTGAATTCTTCAAAGACAATAAATATGATTATTCTATTTTTGAAGGTCAAGGAGGTAAAGTAAGAACCAGTGAAGAGCAGGCTTCTTATTTAGCTGAATTAACTGAAAAATATCCAATTATTTCTATTGAAGACGGTATGGATCAAAACGATTGGGAAGGTTGGAAAATACTTACCGAAAAAATCGGTAAAAGAGTTCAATTAGTAGGTGATGATTTATTTGTTACCAATGTTAAAAGACTTGAAGACGGTATTAAACAAGGAGTAGGAAACTCAATCTTAATTAAAGTTAATCAAATCGGAACTCTTACAGAAACTATTGATGCTGTACAAATGGCTCAAAATGCCGGATATACTGCAGTAATGTCTCACCGTTCCGGTGAAACAGAAGATAATACGATTGCAGATCTTGCCGTTGCATTAAACTGTGGTCAAATTAAAACAGGTTCTGCTTCTAGATCAGATCGTATGGCTAAATACAACCAATTACTAAGAATTGAAGAAAACTTAGGAGAAGTTGCTGTTTATCCTCAATTCAAAGCTTTTAAAGTTAAAAGATAA
- a CDS encoding GRP family sugar transporter: MNITDFLIACIPILSWGFVPVIATLIGGKVIEQSFGIAIGSFIFACIIYAIKHPALNLHIIGIGIVSGLFWTIGSVGQFMGLKYLGVSKSMPISNGTQIIGTSILGVFLGDWSTLNSKIFGFSALALIIVGIIFTSYKEVIENDDAKKINWSKGISVNLLSSLGFTLYVGILKYYNIDSWSSLLPQSVGQLIGINIIAFLYFKVNPYSLNSLKNSVVGVVWAIGNLAILISQMKLGLSVAYPVGQASIIVSVIAGVYFNEERKTKKEWISSIIGMTVIVVGLFFIYLSGVFDKS; encoded by the coding sequence ATGAATATTACAGACTTTTTAATAGCCTGTATTCCTATTTTATCTTGGGGTTTTGTTCCCGTTATAGCTACCCTTATAGGTGGAAAGGTTATAGAACAATCATTTGGTATTGCAATAGGGAGTTTTATATTTGCTTGCATTATATATGCCATTAAACATCCTGCTTTAAATCTTCATATTATAGGAATTGGAATAGTATCGGGATTATTTTGGACAATTGGTTCGGTAGGTCAATTTATGGGATTGAAATATTTGGGAGTTTCAAAGTCAATGCCCATATCCAATGGAACTCAGATCATTGGAACTTCTATTTTAGGTGTATTTTTAGGAGATTGGTCGACTCTTAATTCAAAAATATTTGGTTTTAGTGCTTTAGCGTTAATTATTGTAGGAATTATTTTTACTTCATATAAGGAAGTAATCGAAAATGATGATGCTAAAAAAATAAATTGGAGTAAAGGAATTTCAGTTAATTTATTATCTTCCTTAGGTTTTACATTGTATGTTGGTATTTTAAAATACTATAATATTGATAGTTGGTCGAGTCTTTTGCCTCAATCTGTTGGCCAACTAATTGGTATAAATATTATAGCATTTTTATATTTCAAAGTAAATCCCTATAGTCTTAATTCTTTGAAAAATAGTGTTGTAGGGGTGGTGTGGGCTATAGGTAATTTAGCTATATTGATTTCTCAAATGAAATTAGGATTATCAGTAGCCTATCCGGTTGGTCAAGCATCCATTATTGTTTCGGTAATTGCGGGAGTTTATTTTAACGAAGAAAGAAAAACCAAAAAAGAGTGGATATCATCTATAATTGGTATGACTGTGATCGTGGTAGGATTATTTTTTATTTATTTGTCGGGCGTATTCGATAAATCCTAA